The following coding sequences are from one Candidatus Acidiferrales bacterium window:
- a CDS encoding Zn-ribbon domain-containing OB-fold protein, producing MAAKSSAKTRQSKRKQATAPKPHSPNATADLKPRYDKVRLPEVDTGTTVFNFDPLIIKYHYEIDYIHSYAEDSPFFIGLSRGKLLGSRCTKCDHKFATPRGSCMECGAKTEWFELPLEGRVHTWTTCYFGSEEFLKETPFNLVLVEFDGVDTLFLARLIGCKQDDIKVGMAIRARFRRLSQFKPTDVYFVPAEAP from the coding sequence ATGGCTGCCAAATCGAGCGCAAAGACCCGCCAGAGCAAAAGAAAACAAGCGACCGCTCCCAAGCCCCATTCCCCGAACGCGACCGCCGACTTGAAACCCCGCTACGACAAAGTAAGGTTGCCGGAGGTGGATACCGGCACTACCGTCTTCAATTTTGACCCGCTCATCATCAAGTACCACTACGAGATCGACTACATCCATAGCTACGCCGAGGACTCGCCCTTCTTCATCGGCCTCTCTCGGGGAAAGCTCCTGGGAAGCCGCTGCACCAAATGCGACCACAAGTTCGCCACGCCGCGAGGCTCCTGCATGGAGTGCGGCGCCAAGACGGAATGGTTCGAATTGCCTCTCGAAGGCCGGGTGCACACCTGGACTACCTGCTATTTCGGGTCGGAAGAGTTTCTCAAGGAAACTCCCTTCAACCTGGTGCTGGTGGAATTCGATGGTGTGGACACGCTTTTCCTGGCGCGGTTGATCGGCTGCAAGCAGGATGACATCAAGGTGGGAATGGCGATCCGAGCGCGCTTTCGCCGGCTTTCTCAGTTCAAGCCCACGGATGTGTACTTTGTGCCGGCCGAGGCGCCGTAA